One Glutamicibacter mishrai genomic window carries:
- a CDS encoding glycosyltransferase, which yields MRILHVTECYAGGVSRAINSIAENFDADHHLLYSGDDAPSNLFSSTDTLPTSIVSRIIAFKRAVNLIRPDIVHAHSSWAGLYTRLLPTQTPVIYEPHCFVFDDPRRPRLLKSVYRGMESLLSINTKITVALTAHEAKLAKSLRPNQKVMQLSNVPTISASDLAAVLPSVEKPGSQKPFTISMVGRVAPQKDPDFFAQVAEIASAAGQDWNFTWIGGADNADDENDLKHRGINVTGWLDKASLISALETSDVYFHSASYEGFPLSVLDAAAMDLPIIVRELACFEGFDLHKIGTPEAAYESLKSVEQSADFQSKLRNLARNLTEEMSVKNQQRELQSIYGEALS from the coding sequence TTGAGAATTCTGCACGTTACGGAATGCTATGCCGGGGGCGTTAGTAGGGCAATTAATAGTATTGCTGAGAACTTTGATGCGGACCATCATCTTTTGTATTCAGGTGACGACGCGCCCAGTAACTTATTTTCATCTACTGACACCTTGCCGACGTCAATTGTTTCGCGAATTATTGCTTTCAAGAGAGCCGTTAATTTAATTCGCCCCGACATTGTCCATGCTCATTCAAGCTGGGCAGGCCTCTACACGCGGTTGCTGCCTACTCAAACGCCCGTCATCTATGAACCGCATTGCTTCGTATTCGATGACCCTCGAAGGCCGCGATTACTGAAATCCGTGTATCGGGGCATGGAATCGTTGTTGTCGATCAATACTAAAATCACTGTGGCTCTAACAGCCCATGAAGCCAAACTTGCCAAGTCTCTCAGGCCGAACCAAAAGGTAATGCAACTGTCAAATGTTCCGACCATTAGCGCGTCGGATCTAGCTGCGGTCCTCCCGTCAGTTGAGAAGCCTGGTAGCCAAAAACCGTTCACCATATCCATGGTTGGGCGGGTAGCGCCTCAAAAAGATCCGGACTTTTTTGCCCAGGTTGCGGAGATCGCTTCCGCGGCGGGCCAGGATTGGAACTTCACGTGGATCGGCGGGGCCGACAACGCCGATGATGAAAATGACTTAAAACACCGGGGAATTAATGTGACTGGGTGGCTCGACAAAGCGTCGCTGATTTCTGCGCTCGAAACGAGTGACGTCTATTTCCATTCGGCTTCCTACGAGGGTTTCCCTCTAAGCGTGCTCGATGCAGCAGCGATGGATCTGCCCATCATCGTTCGAGAACTAGCCTGCTTCGAGGGATTCGACCTCCACAAGATCGGAACACCCGAAGCCGCTTATGAGTCGCTTAAGTCAGTTGAACAATCAGCCGACTTCCAATCAAAGCTCCGGAACTTGGCCCGAAACCTGACCGAAGAAATGTCGGTTAAGAACCAACAGCGTGAACTCCAGTCCATCTATGGTGAGGCACTCTCATGA
- a CDS encoding polysaccharide pyruvyl transferase family protein yields MRILLLHGYSAANLGDGLLVEESLRCIYDAFGEDSEISVFASHPETFSHLGVTVLDSGLSRRGYDMKYLRSLFQLRKSFDVLVAVGGGYLRFGTPIEALKTMLIHGPQLVAASFSRVPSIYMPQSIGPLRFGSRRPVQQLLKRCSVVALRDDRSVQEVGSIAPVRRVPDLALISGSTIEPSLDEPLAKAVLSVRDVKGKVPDDVMELSSLLSDYDVYVQSRTGGNDDTRATESLGTHPEIDKTTLLENGPTRVIIAVRLHAALMALRAGHFVIHLAYERKGFGAFDDLGLNEFVHNVNDFDASVVLKQAQALMKDKQARESYAQQIEKSVSHRRSAYSTLVTQMKHAGSSTTRI; encoded by the coding sequence ATGAGAATCTTGTTGCTCCATGGTTACAGCGCAGCCAACCTGGGCGACGGCCTGTTGGTCGAAGAGTCCCTGAGATGTATCTATGATGCATTTGGCGAGGACAGCGAAATTTCCGTGTTTGCCTCTCATCCGGAGACGTTTAGCCATCTGGGCGTCACTGTCTTGGATTCTGGACTTAGCCGGCGCGGCTATGACATGAAGTACTTGCGTTCGCTGTTTCAACTGCGAAAGTCCTTCGATGTACTTGTTGCAGTCGGAGGTGGGTATCTGCGATTCGGCACCCCAATCGAAGCCCTCAAGACCATGCTCATACATGGGCCGCAGCTGGTTGCCGCGTCTTTTTCGCGTGTTCCCTCAATTTACATGCCTCAAAGTATTGGGCCACTTCGATTCGGCAGCAGAAGGCCGGTGCAACAACTTCTCAAACGTTGTTCGGTAGTGGCGTTGCGAGATGATCGAAGCGTCCAGGAAGTGGGATCAATTGCCCCGGTGAGGAGAGTCCCCGATCTGGCGCTGATCAGCGGCTCCACAATTGAGCCCAGCCTAGACGAGCCACTGGCTAAAGCCGTCCTATCTGTTCGGGATGTCAAAGGCAAAGTGCCTGACGATGTCATGGAACTTTCCTCTCTCCTTAGCGACTATGACGTCTACGTCCAGAGCCGTACAGGTGGAAATGATGACACACGGGCAACTGAGTCCCTGGGCACCCATCCAGAGATCGATAAGACGACGTTGCTTGAGAACGGGCCAACTAGAGTCATTATCGCTGTCCGGTTACACGCAGCGCTCATGGCTCTACGCGCTGGGCACTTCGTAATCCATCTGGCATACGAACGCAAGGGTTTCGGCGCCTTCGATGATTTAGGGCTGAACGAATTCGTGCACAATGTAAATGACTTCGATGCGTCAGTTGTCTTGAAACAGGCACAAGCGCTGATGAAAGATAAGCAAGCGCGCGAAAGCTACGCTCAGCAAATCGAGAAGTCCGTGTCACATCGTCGGAGTGCCTATTCCACGCTGGTTACCCAAATGAAGCATGCCGGCAGTTCTACGACGAGAATCTAA
- a CDS encoding NAD-dependent succinate-semialdehyde dehydrogenase translates to MSAPTYKVLNPATGDVVEEFDAATDEQVEQALAAAQSAYESWQDVDINERAKIVSKVGALFAERADELGKIMTTEMGKPLSEAVGEAQFCQEIFEYFATEGPTLAADQEIKSFSGGKAVVQKRPVGPLLGIMPWNFPLYQVARFAAPNLMLGNTIILKHAESCPRSALAIQEIMDEAGVPAGVYNNVFATHDQISTIIADSRIQGVSLTGSERAGAIIGEQAGRNLKKAVLELGGSDPFVVLDSDDVPGIVDTAWGYRIDNTGQACNSNKRMIVMEDIYDEFVAELTKRAEGLKPGDPMEEAEGTFAPLSSRKAAESLHEQVQDAVSKGATLHAGGVLHDGPSAYYSPAVLTGITKDMRAYYEELFGPVAVVYKVSSDEEATELANDTIYGLGGSVHSTDVERASKVAQKLQSGMTNVNVASAEGAEMPFGGVKRSGFGRELGPLGMDEFVNKRLFYVGE, encoded by the coding sequence ATGAGCGCCCCAACCTATAAGGTCTTGAACCCGGCTACCGGCGATGTTGTCGAGGAATTCGACGCTGCAACCGACGAACAAGTTGAGCAGGCTCTGGCAGCCGCTCAGTCCGCCTACGAGTCATGGCAGGACGTCGACATCAACGAACGCGCAAAGATTGTCTCCAAGGTTGGAGCTCTCTTCGCCGAGCGCGCTGATGAACTTGGCAAGATCATGACCACCGAAATGGGTAAGCCACTGTCTGAAGCAGTGGGCGAGGCGCAGTTCTGCCAGGAGATCTTTGAATACTTCGCAACCGAGGGCCCAACCCTCGCTGCGGATCAGGAGATCAAGTCGTTCTCCGGCGGCAAGGCTGTTGTGCAGAAACGCCCAGTTGGCCCATTGCTGGGCATCATGCCTTGGAACTTCCCGCTGTACCAGGTAGCTCGCTTCGCAGCTCCCAACCTGATGCTGGGCAACACCATCATCCTGAAGCATGCGGAATCCTGCCCTCGTTCGGCATTGGCCATTCAGGAAATCATGGATGAAGCTGGCGTGCCAGCAGGCGTTTACAACAACGTGTTCGCCACCCACGACCAGATCTCCACCATCATTGCCGATTCCCGGATCCAGGGTGTCTCCTTGACCGGTTCCGAGCGTGCCGGCGCCATCATCGGCGAGCAGGCTGGCCGCAACTTGAAGAAGGCTGTGCTGGAACTGGGCGGTTCGGATCCGTTCGTTGTCCTGGATTCTGATGACGTCCCAGGCATCGTAGATACCGCATGGGGCTACCGCATCGACAACACCGGCCAGGCCTGCAACTCGAATAAGCGCATGATCGTCATGGAAGACATCTACGACGAGTTCGTTGCAGAACTGACCAAGCGTGCCGAGGGCTTGAAGCCAGGCGATCCAATGGAAGAGGCAGAAGGCACCTTCGCTCCCCTGTCCTCGCGCAAGGCAGCTGAGAGCCTGCACGAGCAGGTTCAGGATGCTGTCTCCAAGGGCGCAACCCTGCACGCCGGTGGCGTACTGCACGACGGCCCATCGGCCTACTACTCCCCTGCGGTTCTTACTGGCATCACCAAGGACATGCGCGCTTACTACGAAGAGCTCTTCGGCCCAGTTGCCGTGGTCTACAAGGTAAGCAGCGACGAGGAAGCAACCGAGCTGGCCAACGACACCATCTACGGTCTGGGTGGCTCCGTCCACTCCACCGACGTGGAGCGCGCTTCCAAGGTCGCCCAGAAGCTGCAGTCCGGCATGACCAACGTCAACGTGGCCAGCGCCGAAGGTGCTGAAATGCCATTTGGCGGCGTCAAGCGCTCAGGCTTCGGCCGCGAGCTTGGCCCGCTGGGCATGGACGAATTCGTCAACAAGCGCCTGTTCTACGTGGGCGAATAA
- the mgrA gene encoding L-glyceraldehyde 3-phosphate reductase, which translates to MPATKELHRPYTAATDRYEHYGYRRVGDSGLRLPPLSLGLWWNFGDNRPFDSQREILRHAFDHGINHFDLANNYGPPAGSAEENFGRMMRKDFKPYRNELLISSKAGYDMWPGPYGTFGSRKYLLASCEASLKKMGLHYVDIFYSHRFDPKTPLEETIGALDTLVRQGKATYVGISSYSAERTAQAKAIADDLGTPLVIHQPSYNILNPWVEHGLLQTLEKERMGTIAFTPLAQGLLTDKYLSTTNVERQGGRRSLESQLTEENLTKVRRLNEVAQERGQSLAQMALAWLLRDGAATSVLIGASSTKQLDENLGALGNLEFSEAELSAIAEIAQGDAGIDWWRASAIS; encoded by the coding sequence ATGCCAGCCACCAAAGAACTACACCGCCCTTATACCGCTGCGACCGATCGCTATGAACACTATGGCTACCGCCGCGTCGGAGATTCAGGCCTGCGCCTACCCCCACTGTCGTTGGGACTATGGTGGAACTTCGGAGACAACCGACCTTTCGACAGTCAACGCGAAATTCTTCGACATGCCTTTGACCACGGCATCAACCACTTCGACTTGGCCAATAACTATGGCCCACCGGCTGGTTCTGCCGAAGAGAACTTCGGGCGCATGATGCGCAAGGATTTCAAGCCTTACCGCAACGAGCTGCTCATCTCTTCCAAGGCGGGCTACGACATGTGGCCGGGCCCGTACGGCACCTTCGGTTCCCGAAAGTATCTGTTGGCCTCTTGTGAAGCGTCACTCAAGAAGATGGGCCTGCACTATGTAGATATCTTCTACTCCCACCGTTTTGACCCTAAGACCCCTTTGGAAGAAACCATTGGAGCCTTGGACACCCTGGTGCGCCAGGGCAAGGCCACCTACGTTGGCATCTCTTCCTACTCGGCAGAACGTACCGCGCAGGCCAAGGCGATCGCTGATGACCTGGGCACGCCGCTGGTCATTCACCAGCCTTCGTACAACATCCTCAATCCTTGGGTTGAGCACGGCTTGCTGCAGACCTTGGAGAAAGAGCGCATGGGCACCATTGCGTTCACTCCATTGGCTCAGGGCTTGCTGACCGACAAGTACCTGTCGACCACGAACGTTGAACGCCAAGGCGGCCGGCGTTCGCTGGAGAGCCAGTTGACCGAGGAAAACTTGACCAAGGTACGCCGGCTGAACGAAGTGGCCCAGGAGCGCGGCCAATCGTTGGCCCAGATGGCACTGGCATGGTTGCTTCGTGATGGCGCTGCAACCTCGGTGTTGATCGGTGCCTCATCCACCAAGCAGCTGGATGAAAACTTGGGCGCCCTAGGCAACCTGGAATTCAGCGAAGCCGAACTGTCCGCGATTGCCGAAATCGCCCAGGGTGATGCGGGCATCGACTGGTGGCGTGCCTCGGCAATCAGCTGA
- a CDS encoding polysaccharide pyruvyl transferase family protein, with product MAKEFAKNVVRRIWRSGLYAEVLHLTDLVGATIAKPKASEDGFTVVMSPAGDGNIGDSAMLLSFLDRSSGPVKVMMKVPKDGFESSLMSEIRETYGPRVTFVSGRAFYRSLPPMRLSSSIRFAREINGAKSFFVHGADTIDGGNVSASLAAWSLCRVASRVGLRCGVLGFSWREQVPEVVAKSMSKANKTVPAYLRDEISWQRIRKSGAVKAIPVADMAFSLERETIAPTTVKNWIEDQALSDKPIVALNVSGLISNYMDQTPEIKAIVEQIHTLGARVLFVPHVIRETDDDLAVCRTMYGKFANEDDLLVDELLSPLQVRWIASKAAAVVTGRMHFSILSLSTATPVIALATAGKVEGLFKLFELERLVVPVSEGFGSNVARVLSGLWQERVETSELIKLRLPAIRERSMKNFELL from the coding sequence TTGGCCAAAGAATTCGCCAAGAACGTCGTTCGAAGGATATGGCGAAGTGGCCTGTACGCGGAGGTGTTGCATCTGACGGATCTGGTTGGTGCGACGATCGCGAAGCCCAAGGCTAGTGAAGATGGGTTCACCGTCGTTATGAGCCCAGCCGGAGACGGCAATATTGGCGATAGCGCCATGCTTTTGTCATTCTTAGACAGGTCAAGCGGACCAGTAAAAGTAATGATGAAGGTTCCTAAAGATGGATTCGAATCCTCGCTAATGTCGGAAATTCGTGAAACGTATGGCCCGCGGGTAACTTTCGTCTCTGGCAGGGCTTTTTACCGTTCTTTGCCTCCAATGCGCTTGTCTAGCTCCATTCGTTTCGCGCGTGAAATCAACGGGGCTAAGAGCTTTTTCGTACATGGCGCAGACACAATTGACGGAGGCAATGTATCTGCCAGTCTCGCCGCATGGAGCTTGTGCCGGGTTGCATCGAGAGTTGGATTACGGTGCGGCGTGCTCGGATTTAGCTGGCGCGAGCAGGTACCGGAAGTCGTTGCCAAGTCGATGTCCAAAGCGAACAAAACAGTTCCGGCCTACTTGCGCGACGAGATTTCTTGGCAACGAATTCGCAAGTCAGGTGCAGTCAAAGCGATACCTGTAGCGGACATGGCGTTTTCGCTAGAGCGCGAAACAATTGCGCCAACAACAGTCAAGAACTGGATTGAAGATCAAGCGCTGTCTGATAAACCGATAGTTGCTCTCAACGTGAGTGGCCTCATTTCCAACTACATGGATCAGACCCCTGAAATCAAAGCGATCGTTGAACAGATCCACACACTCGGCGCTCGCGTTTTGTTCGTTCCCCATGTAATTCGAGAGACTGACGACGATCTGGCCGTCTGCCGAACGATGTATGGGAAATTCGCCAACGAGGATGACCTGCTCGTTGACGAGTTACTGTCGCCCCTACAAGTACGATGGATCGCGTCAAAAGCAGCTGCTGTTGTAACCGGACGCATGCATTTTTCTATTCTGTCCCTGAGCACTGCCACGCCCGTGATTGCCTTGGCTACGGCAGGCAAGGTGGAGGGGCTGTTCAAGCTTTTTGAATTGGAACGTTTGGTCGTTCCGGTGTCCGAAGGTTTTGGTTCGAACGTCGCTCGTGTCTTGTCGGGCTTGTGGCAAGAACGCGTCGAGACGAGCGAGTTGATCAAGCTGCGGTTACCTGCTATCCGTGAGCGTTCTATGAAGAACTTTGAGCTACTGTGA
- a CDS encoding nucleotidyltransferase family protein: protein MLKLWKSIGFGVVETSDDAKYGNGAQDSLVVLPASPAPPLMLNEAASKLWRKGVDSPVFEEDLNADESQMISEFVDMGIASAGQTETALRISKPVMTSIEHELVYALIAKLCVQNSIEYVFVKGPIQYDYGLRDRKHSADVDVWIDPNRIQEFLTVMEPWGWSADSERWLHSKFNHSVTLNASTWGCQIDVHRYFPGSTKSPTDAFDAVIGWRDAVHYAGAEALVLSKPAAAVLYALHGLRPESRHKKKTMDYSDAAVALGIGGSETVRFSKEFACTDVLFDALTDAFPDEPVDRTNRLPEDWKWRSESSWVRAYFMILKSLKPREWFGFLKDVVRAPAPVGSSGANGVSGFKRIIYRVSPQWTKAKIALSRCLNRRR from the coding sequence ATGTTGAAACTCTGGAAATCGATCGGTTTTGGCGTGGTCGAAACTTCTGATGATGCAAAATACGGCAACGGTGCGCAAGATTCGCTTGTGGTCCTTCCAGCTTCACCAGCTCCTCCGTTGATGTTGAATGAAGCTGCGTCAAAGTTGTGGCGCAAAGGTGTCGATTCACCGGTGTTCGAGGAGGACTTGAACGCGGACGAATCACAAATGATCTCTGAATTTGTGGACATGGGTATTGCCAGTGCTGGGCAGACTGAAACCGCATTGCGAATTTCCAAGCCGGTCATGACATCGATAGAGCATGAGCTGGTTTATGCGTTGATAGCTAAGTTGTGCGTCCAGAATTCAATTGAGTACGTCTTTGTTAAGGGACCGATTCAATATGACTATGGTCTGCGTGATCGTAAGCATTCAGCCGATGTCGACGTGTGGATTGACCCGAACAGAATTCAGGAATTCTTGACCGTCATGGAGCCATGGGGTTGGAGTGCCGATTCTGAGCGATGGCTTCATTCGAAATTCAATCACTCTGTGACGCTCAATGCTTCAACCTGGGGCTGTCAGATCGACGTTCATAGATACTTCCCGGGCAGCACCAAGTCCCCAACAGATGCATTTGACGCTGTAATCGGGTGGAGGGACGCCGTCCATTACGCGGGTGCGGAGGCCCTTGTACTTTCCAAGCCTGCGGCGGCAGTGCTTTACGCTCTTCATGGTCTCAGGCCCGAATCCCGTCACAAGAAGAAAACCATGGACTATTCCGATGCCGCAGTAGCCCTTGGCATCGGAGGTTCAGAAACGGTCCGGTTTTCAAAGGAATTCGCTTGCACCGATGTGCTTTTTGACGCGCTTACAGATGCGTTTCCTGACGAGCCCGTAGATCGCACCAATAGGCTGCCCGAAGACTGGAAATGGAGATCAGAATCCAGCTGGGTGCGGGCATATTTCATGATCTTGAAATCGTTGAAGCCCAGAGAGTGGTTTGGATTCCTGAAGGATGTTGTAAGGGCACCGGCGCCTGTGGGGTCTAGCGGTGCTAACGGCGTCAGTGGCTTCAAGCGAATCATTTATAGGGTTTCGCCACAATGGACTAAGGCCAAGATTGCGCTCAGCCGGTGTCTGAATAGAAGACGCTGA
- a CDS encoding glycosyltransferase family 4 protein, translated as MPARILDRHVGGNTTYARTLAEGLQAQGVTINRIPQGAHPALTLVNESLAGLRGRSDDREVLHYVADTGPLFKTRTPSVVTVHGVASRWIDSARNMTQEFIWRTRVGRAIASCDEIITVSNSSATDIHEIFGVDKSRIHVIHHGIDIGDFRSQRELSAEVSAKIPSDYVLYLGNVEPRKNLMALIDAFQHPSVKALGLPLVIAGKPAWNFEDSMKKIEAATNVIHLGFVSDDDKIALMQQCTVFAFPSLYEGFGFPVLEAMAAGAVTITTSEGSLAEVAGPALRFESPNTDSLREGIIRAVTDESLRNSGTRDYQPWVEQFTWDQSVAKHLEIYEGLLA; from the coding sequence ATGCCAGCAAGAATCCTAGATCGTCACGTAGGTGGCAACACGACGTATGCACGAACACTAGCTGAAGGACTTCAGGCTCAAGGCGTAACTATCAATCGTATACCTCAAGGTGCGCACCCAGCTTTGACTCTGGTCAACGAATCACTGGCGGGACTACGTGGGCGATCTGACGACCGCGAAGTTTTGCACTACGTCGCGGATACAGGCCCTCTTTTCAAGACGCGCACTCCTTCTGTCGTCACAGTTCACGGCGTGGCCAGCAGATGGATCGATTCTGCAAGGAACATGACCCAAGAATTTATTTGGCGAACCCGCGTAGGCCGTGCCATTGCCAGCTGCGACGAGATAATCACGGTCTCTAATTCAAGTGCTACAGATATTCATGAAATTTTCGGAGTGGACAAATCTCGAATCCACGTTATCCATCACGGCATTGATATAGGTGATTTCCGATCGCAACGCGAACTCAGCGCTGAAGTCTCCGCCAAAATCCCTAGCGATTACGTGCTCTATCTGGGCAACGTCGAGCCTAGAAAGAATTTGATGGCGTTGATCGATGCTTTTCAGCATCCTTCGGTTAAGGCGCTGGGCCTCCCTTTGGTCATTGCAGGCAAGCCCGCCTGGAACTTTGAAGATTCCATGAAGAAAATTGAAGCGGCCACCAATGTGATTCACTTGGGCTTCGTTTCTGATGACGACAAGATCGCGCTTATGCAACAGTGCACGGTGTTCGCGTTCCCGAGTCTTTATGAAGGATTTGGTTTTCCAGTGCTCGAAGCAATGGCCGCCGGCGCTGTCACGATCACGACTTCAGAGGGCTCGCTCGCCGAAGTCGCTGGCCCTGCTTTGCGCTTTGAAAGCCCGAACACGGACTCGCTTCGTGAAGGAATCATACGTGCCGTGACGGATGAGTCACTCAGAAACTCAGGAACCCGTGACTATCAGCCTTGGGTTGAACAGTTCACCTGGGATCAGTCTGTAGCGAAGCATCTGGAGATTTATGAAGGACTACTGGCATGA